The following are encoded together in the Pedobacter steynii genome:
- a CDS encoding SusC/RagA family TonB-linked outer membrane protein: MKQTSIRIVYNQELVQKAAPMDFKANNEDLRPVIRRLLKGSNLTFVLQDDVMVIGPKEEPEEVKKKAGVIKGQVFDNNDVPLLLVTVNITGTPANTITNEEGKFAIDAEEGNSVTFSYVGFRKKTIKPQLGDVVRIKLEPEQHDMDELVITGYQEVSKRLSASSTFTLKAADVKVPGVPNITGMLQGKVPGLSVVNTSGSPNAVPKLRLRGTSTLLGNANPIWVVDGIVRENPSNGNPDNVMGTNSSYMDLIMGKESAFSKAANIGNSVSGLNVNDIESITFLKDASATAIYGTRAANGVIVVTTRKGVSGKPVINYNFSSGFTQKPSYTGMKLMNSQQRVRFSREIYEDGLFYTGTPFNISYEGAFQDLMNRKITEAEFQKRVAGYESINTDWFDVLFQNSVNMAHNVSFSGGTEKVRHYSSFSYDNFKGSAKEDWQNRLSGQLGLNADLSSRLKLDFNLSGSQRTSNGYLQVNPLDYALKTSRTIDQDIFYPTKMPTYDLSGDGTPMSYNVKNEINESGSKVKVTELNANLGLNYRIIDGLKFNSLLGISTQHSSSEQYATERSNYISTMRGYDYGSVVPGGMEEQMSFLPFGGMLMTDRMNSYNFTFRNSAEYTRRIFGDRDQINILAGQEIKSLKYDGFAERTPGYLKDKGESFVQLPIYFLSFSPKKTNTVENSLSMFASASYSFADKYILNANVRTDASNRFGQYANRRFLPIWSVAARWNIAEEAWLKDSKVVDALDLKASYGFQGNVVGAVGPDLIARLVEGGSPIDPAAREYILNLKSLPYPDLKWEKTKSYNLELHTSLFNSFVDLTLGYYDKRGSDIITVRKVPVEYGISSMYLNGGTMRNHGLEANLVLNPIRTDNFSWTLSANVAKNFNAVKQGVGDLPYSMDDYLNGTAYVTGQPASTFYVVSYKGLNPSNGMPLFNKIDDDGSYLDRTFMDALVVGGKRLPDIDGGLHTSFRYKAFSLGFSFAFSLGSTRLLNAVYAGENQYIPMPEQNMPAIFEQRWRKPGDEAFTNIPAFVTDRVDQQVDVAVSNRYGRYYLYDHSDLNLVSGDFLRCRAMNIGYSMPQSWLKKMKIKQMGITATVTNLFVIADKKLRGQDPEIDGVGTTALPIVPAYNLGVNLSF, translated from the coding sequence ATGAAGCAGACATCTATACGAATTGTATACAATCAGGAGCTGGTTCAGAAGGCGGCCCCCATGGATTTTAAGGCAAATAATGAAGATTTGAGACCCGTGATCAGGCGTTTGTTAAAAGGATCAAATCTTACTTTTGTACTGCAGGACGATGTCATGGTGATTGGGCCAAAAGAGGAACCGGAAGAGGTGAAAAAAAAAGCAGGCGTCATTAAGGGGCAGGTTTTTGATAATAACGATGTTCCCCTCCTGTTGGTTACTGTGAATATAACCGGAACGCCGGCGAACACAATTACCAATGAAGAAGGGAAATTCGCTATTGATGCCGAAGAAGGAAATTCCGTTACCTTTTCCTATGTGGGTTTCCGAAAGAAAACCATAAAACCTCAGCTGGGAGATGTTGTCCGTATTAAGCTGGAGCCTGAACAACATGACATGGACGAATTGGTGATCACTGGTTACCAGGAGGTCAGCAAAAGACTTTCTGCAAGTTCAACCTTTACCCTGAAAGCAGCAGATGTCAAAGTCCCGGGAGTGCCAAATATTACGGGAATGCTTCAGGGTAAAGTTCCCGGGCTCTCTGTGGTCAATACCTCTGGCAGCCCCAATGCAGTACCAAAATTACGTTTAAGAGGAACTTCGACCTTACTTGGTAATGCCAATCCGATTTGGGTAGTCGATGGAATTGTAAGAGAGAATCCAAGTAATGGTAATCCGGATAATGTAATGGGGACGAATTCATCTTATATGGATCTGATTATGGGAAAGGAAAGTGCCTTTTCTAAAGCGGCTAATATCGGTAATTCTGTAAGTGGTTTGAATGTGAACGATATTGAAAGCATTACCTTCCTGAAAGACGCTTCAGCAACGGCTATATATGGAACCAGGGCCGCCAACGGAGTGATCGTAGTCACTACACGTAAAGGAGTGAGTGGTAAACCGGTAATCAATTATAATTTTAGTTCCGGATTTACTCAAAAGCCATCCTACACCGGAATGAAACTGATGAACTCTCAGCAAAGGGTCCGGTTTTCAAGGGAAATTTATGAAGATGGCCTTTTTTATACGGGAACTCCTTTTAACATTTCTTATGAAGGAGCATTTCAGGACCTGATGAACAGAAAAATTACAGAAGCTGAGTTTCAAAAGAGAGTGGCTGGTTATGAAAGCATCAATACCGACTGGTTTGATGTCTTGTTTCAGAATTCTGTGAATATGGCACATAATGTAAGCTTTTCCGGCGGTACAGAAAAGGTGAGGCACTATTCTTCTTTCTCTTATGACAATTTCAAAGGCAGTGCAAAAGAAGACTGGCAAAATAGACTTAGCGGGCAGTTGGGCTTGAATGCTGATCTCAGCAGCCGTTTAAAGTTAGACTTTAACTTGTCGGGTAGCCAGCGTACCTCAAATGGCTACCTTCAGGTAAATCCACTTGATTATGCGTTGAAAACAAGCAGGACGATTGATCAGGATATATTTTATCCAACCAAAATGCCTACTTACGATCTATCCGGCGATGGGACCCCGATGTCTTATAATGTGAAAAATGAAATCAATGAAAGTGGAAGTAAGGTGAAAGTCACAGAACTCAATGCAAATCTTGGCCTTAACTACCGCATTATCGACGGATTGAAGTTTAATTCGCTGTTGGGTATTAGCACGCAGCATTCCAGTTCAGAACAATACGCTACGGAACGGTCTAATTATATCTCAACCATGCGTGGTTATGATTATGGAAGTGTGGTTCCCGGAGGGATGGAGGAACAGATGTCATTTTTACCTTTCGGTGGAATGTTGATGACTGATCGTATGAACAGTTATAATTTTACCTTTCGTAACTCAGCAGAATATACCAGACGGATTTTCGGCGACCGGGATCAGATTAATATTCTTGCTGGACAAGAGATCAAGTCTCTCAAGTATGATGGTTTTGCAGAAAGGACGCCAGGATATTTAAAGGATAAGGGCGAATCCTTTGTTCAATTGCCCATTTACTTTCTTTCGTTTAGTCCCAAAAAAACAAACACGGTAGAGAATAGCTTATCAATGTTTGCCTCAGCTTCGTATAGTTTCGCCGATAAGTATATCTTAAACGCAAATGTTCGTACCGATGCCTCTAATCGATTCGGGCAATATGCTAATCGCAGGTTTTTGCCAATATGGAGTGTGGCTGCCCGCTGGAACATAGCGGAAGAGGCCTGGCTGAAAGATAGCAAAGTAGTCGATGCTTTAGACCTGAAAGCATCTTATGGATTTCAGGGGAATGTAGTGGGCGCGGTGGGACCAGATCTTATTGCCCGTCTGGTAGAGGGCGGATCCCCTATTGATCCGGCTGCCAGGGAGTACATTCTTAATTTGAAATCATTGCCATATCCTGACCTGAAATGGGAGAAAACCAAGTCCTACAATCTGGAATTACATACCTCTCTTTTCAATTCCTTCGTGGATTTAACCCTGGGTTATTACGATAAAAGAGGATCTGACATCATCACCGTCAGGAAGGTTCCGGTGGAGTATGGAATTTCAAGCATGTATCTGAATGGAGGGACCATGCGCAACCATGGCCTTGAGGCAAATCTGGTCTTAAACCCGATACGAACGGATAATTTTAGCTGGACACTTTCTGCAAACGTAGCTAAAAACTTTAATGCTGTTAAACAAGGGGTAGGTGACCTTCCCTATAGTATGGATGATTATCTGAATGGAACCGCATATGTAACGGGGCAACCTGCCAGTACTTTCTATGTAGTCTCTTATAAAGGATTGAACCCCTCTAACGGCATGCCGCTTTTTAATAAGATTGATGACGACGGTTCTTATCTGGACAGAACTTTTATGGATGCGCTGGTAGTAGGTGGTAAGCGTTTACCGGATATCGATGGTGGCCTGCACACGTCCTTCAGATATAAAGCATTTTCACTTGGTTTTTCATTTGCTTTTAGCCTGGGAAGCACAAGGTTATTAAATGCAGTATATGCCGGTGAAAATCAATATATCCCAATGCCAGAACAAAATATGCCGGCAATTTTTGAACAGCGCTGGCGTAAACCAGGTGATGAAGCTTTTACAAACATACCGGCGTTTGTTACCGATAGAGTTGATCAGCAGGTTGATGTTGCCGTTAGTAACCGTTATGGCCGGTATTATCTGTATGATCATTCTGACCTGAACCTGGTTTCCGGGGATTTCCTGAGATGTCGTGCTATGAATATTGGATATTCCATGCCACAAAGCTGGTTGAAAAAAATGAAAATCAAACAAATGGGGATAACGGCTACGGTAACCAATCTTTTTGTAATTGCAGATAAAAAACTGAGAGGGCAGGATCCGGAAATAGATGGTGTGGGAACAACAGCTTTACCTATCGTCCCGGCCTATAATCTCGGAGTGAATTTGTCATTTTAA
- a CDS encoding RagB/SusD family nutrient uptake outer membrane protein, which translates to MKKYIPVLCLLFFCTISLSCKKFLEEQSQTEIIPKTVESLNELLLGEGYQGVYGGVSSIQCFYDDDKEHRKFVFGKKASYYPYTWQPDQEQMLFGSFWENAPWAGYYKFIQICNVAFDYSGKVKGTQAEKDNLEGQAHLLRAFYYFKLVNLYAKPYTDRLSSPETDLGVPLMLTSGVSLEGKPRNTVKEVYQQILSDVEKGIALLEKHKKDNGVYRISYLAGYLLSSRINLYMGNWEKAIEAATVVINNKPSLIDLNTWGTPDQNNKPIINGESPETLWAFGKQDDVTFDGNHAINDRGNYLLSESLLSIYEDGDLRKSIYIKGGKSIKRRSYNLGSGKTAQALRVSEAFLNRAEAYAQLNKSGSIANAQLALKDLNTLRKKRFATEKYADLSSTDADDLLKKCYDEKRREFFEEEEHRWFDLRRHGMPSFSHHFYESEGLKLKFTLQDHDPAYLMQLPKEALILNKSLVDNPRPAIRVGQ; encoded by the coding sequence ATGAAAAAATATATACCGGTATTGTGCCTCCTGTTTTTTTGTACGATATCCTTATCCTGCAAAAAATTTTTGGAAGAACAATCTCAAACAGAAATTATCCCTAAAACAGTGGAGTCTTTAAATGAATTGTTATTGGGGGAAGGTTATCAAGGCGTATATGGAGGAGTGAGCAGTATTCAATGCTTCTATGATGACGATAAGGAACATCGCAAATTTGTTTTCGGAAAAAAAGCTTCTTATTATCCTTATACCTGGCAACCGGATCAGGAGCAAATGTTATTTGGAAGCTTTTGGGAAAACGCTCCCTGGGCAGGTTATTATAAATTCATACAGATCTGCAATGTAGCATTCGATTATTCCGGTAAAGTAAAGGGAACGCAGGCCGAAAAAGACAATCTGGAAGGACAGGCGCATTTGCTCAGGGCATTTTATTATTTTAAACTGGTAAATCTTTATGCCAAGCCTTATACTGACCGGCTTTCTTCTCCTGAAACAGACCTGGGCGTGCCTTTGATGCTTACCTCAGGTGTGTCACTTGAAGGAAAACCACGTAATACCGTAAAAGAAGTTTATCAGCAAATTCTCAGTGACGTCGAAAAGGGAATCGCCCTTCTGGAAAAACACAAAAAAGATAATGGTGTATATCGCATCAGTTATCTGGCAGGTTATCTTTTGAGCTCCAGGATAAATCTATATATGGGCAATTGGGAAAAGGCAATAGAAGCTGCAACCGTGGTGATCAACAATAAGCCTTCACTTATTGATCTGAATACCTGGGGAACTCCGGATCAGAATAATAAACCTATAATTAATGGGGAGAGTCCCGAAACATTATGGGCATTCGGGAAACAGGATGATGTAACTTTTGATGGTAACCATGCGATCAATGATAGAGGTAATTATTTGCTTTCAGAAAGTTTGCTTTCTATTTACGAGGATGGAGATTTAAGGAAGAGCATCTATATCAAAGGGGGGAAATCTATTAAAAGACGAAGCTATAATCTGGGATCTGGTAAAACAGCACAGGCCTTACGGGTATCAGAAGCTTTCCTGAACCGGGCGGAAGCTTATGCTCAGTTGAATAAATCAGGGAGTATAGCAAATGCACAACTGGCTTTGAAAGATTTGAATACGTTGCGGAAGAAACGGTTCGCCACAGAGAAATATGCAGACCTTTCCAGTACAGATGCAGATGACCTGTTGAAAAAGTGTTACGATGAGAAACGCAGGGAGTTTTTTGAGGAAGAAGAACATCGATGGTTCGATCTGAGGCGTCATGGAATGCCTTCCTTCAGTCATCACTTTTATGAAAGTGAAGGACTGAAATTGAAATTCACTCTTCAGGATCATGACCCTGCCTACTTGATGCAGCTACCCAAGGAGGCGTTAATCCTGAATAAAAGTCTAGTTGATAACCCCAGACCTGCCATTCGTGTCGGACAATAA
- a CDS encoding TlpA disulfide reductase family protein → MKRIFLCGMLILPLIGVCQQQKFKIKGMVRDVPAKAKAYLFYQVGSTMILDSARLNHGSFEFSGTVDSPMEATVILEHKGLFPANDQVDSRSVYLENGVVHVEGKDSLAHCKIWGTALNLDNQKRIRPSQKQMGLGPTKEEAKAMAEFVSAHPASLVSLDWMRAIGGRDSAVIASYPKLSASLRQTKEGRELGLVVKANQAIRKGQLAPDFSLPDETGKLIKLSSLRGKYVLLEFWASWCKPCRAVQPKLLELYNELKSTGKFTILAVSLDKEQSAWLKAMKEDNVPWLQVADLNAPVNKAAQLYDVTMIPASFLIDPDGRIVGPGPNSALLMEKLKVRDGSEASNGQLEEPMIKLEPQEVVNFLLKDNISKADVSEDCDALNKILSRDIGEMEMVKELSTLDMVKDSAAFYGLISTKGVALTREKMKLKQQFVRDHPNSFVSLYLLEENNCMYSSDSYVLAYQQLAERLKNTLAAQSIRNRIEQLKITPSGKKLQNFTRKDQYGKTVKLSDYKGKLVLLDFWGSWCVVCRESHPHLKELYKTYKDKGLEIIGVANERSKSLTEGKAAWLAAIKKDGADWVQVLNDEGKENMDIVKAYGITTYPTKILLDKNGEVIMRVYSMLNDEMDTLIKTLLEK, encoded by the coding sequence ATGAAAAGAATATTCCTGTGTGGTATGCTTATTCTCCCTTTGATTGGAGTTTGTCAGCAGCAAAAGTTTAAAATTAAGGGCATGGTCAGGGATGTTCCGGCGAAAGCAAAGGCTTATCTCTTTTATCAGGTAGGTTCTACGATGATTCTTGATTCTGCCCGCCTTAACCATGGCTCTTTTGAGTTTTCAGGTACGGTGGATTCACCTATGGAAGCTACGGTCATACTGGAGCATAAAGGTTTATTTCCTGCCAATGATCAGGTCGATTCGAGATCTGTTTATCTTGAAAACGGGGTCGTTCATGTGGAAGGAAAGGATTCTCTGGCACATTGTAAAATATGGGGGACTGCCTTAAATCTGGATAACCAGAAGAGGATCAGACCATCTCAAAAGCAAATGGGTTTGGGCCCGACGAAGGAGGAAGCGAAAGCTATGGCCGAATTTGTCAGTGCTCATCCGGCCTCGCTGGTAAGCCTGGATTGGATGAGGGCAATTGGAGGAAGGGATAGTGCTGTAATTGCCAGCTATCCTAAATTATCGGCGTCTTTGAGACAAACAAAAGAAGGACGGGAATTGGGCTTAGTCGTGAAAGCTAACCAGGCAATCCGAAAAGGACAGTTGGCACCGGATTTTAGTCTTCCGGATGAGACTGGGAAGTTGATTAAACTCTCCAGTCTCCGGGGCAAATATGTACTGCTGGAATTTTGGGCCAGCTGGTGTAAACCCTGCCGGGCGGTGCAACCTAAATTATTGGAACTCTATAATGAATTAAAATCTACGGGTAAGTTTACTATCCTTGCAGTTTCTTTGGATAAGGAGCAGTCCGCATGGCTAAAAGCCATGAAGGAAGATAATGTTCCCTGGTTACAGGTAGCGGATCTGAATGCTCCGGTCAATAAGGCTGCCCAATTGTATGATGTGACCATGATTCCTGCCAGTTTCTTAATAGATCCGGATGGAAGGATTGTTGGCCCGGGGCCGAACAGCGCACTGCTGATGGAAAAATTAAAGGTCCGGGATGGTTCTGAAGCTAGCAATGGCCAACTTGAAGAGCCCATGATTAAACTGGAACCTCAGGAGGTAGTCAATTTCCTGTTGAAAGATAATATCAGTAAGGCTGATGTATCAGAGGATTGCGATGCCTTGAATAAAATTCTTAGCCGTGATATTGGAGAAATGGAGATGGTAAAGGAACTGAGTACATTGGATATGGTAAAAGATAGCGCCGCTTTTTATGGTTTAATCTCTACCAAAGGGGTTGCTTTAACCAGGGAGAAGATGAAGCTGAAACAACAATTTGTTCGGGATCATCCCAACTCATTTGTCAGCTTGTATTTGTTAGAGGAAAATAACTGTATGTATAGTTCAGATAGCTATGTGCTTGCTTATCAGCAGCTGGCTGAAAGACTTAAAAATACCTTGGCTGCCCAGTCAATCCGAAACAGGATAGAACAATTGAAAATTACACCTTCAGGTAAAAAGCTTCAGAACTTTACGAGAAAAGACCAGTATGGTAAAACCGTAAAATTGAGCGACTATAAAGGGAAACTGGTTTTGCTGGACTTTTGGGGCAGCTGGTGTGTCGTTTGCCGGGAAAGTCATCCTCATTTAAAAGAACTTTATAAAACTTATAAAGACAAAGGTTTGGAAATCATAGGGGTCGCTAATGAGCGAAGCAAATCCCTAACTGAAGGTAAAGCAGCCTGGCTGGCGGCAATTAAAAAGGATGGTGCGGATTGGGTACAGGTATTGAATGATGAAGGCAAGGAGAATATGGATATTGTGAAGGCTTATGGCATTACCACTTATCCCACAAAAATTCTTTTGGATAAGAATGGGGAAGTCATCATGCGTGTTTACTCCATGCTAAACGACGAAATGGATACGCTGATTAAAACCTTACTCGAAAAATAA
- a CDS encoding TlpA disulfide reductase family protein produces the protein MKKSILTICTLAMGTLGVFAQERLELTANLPDLKENTVVYLWNPIDATTDSTYVKNNSFSFSKPMNGGGSIFILQAGIGDQLASGLATFIYLEPGKINISGNAKGFDTANMKGDAFVKEWVEMKRILGPALDDLSKMDSVDAIIAEASKLGDEDAVKSETARKTMMVEKAVASCKKYLDEHLNVGASTYVLNALLSPLLKDDEELAYLNKFTGNAKNSQITTKMLSNLTGMTTNWVGKQAPDFIQPDVNGKTVSLGDFKGKYVLVDFWASWCTPCLSELDELKSVYAKYKDKNFTILSVSLDKDKEKWLKMIDQEQLLWPQLSDLKADQNEAARIFKVLGIPANFLVDPSGKIIGAGYRESNNPGAKMLDKTLSKLLN, from the coding sequence ATGAAAAAATCAATATTAACAATTTGCACTCTGGCCATGGGAACATTGGGTGTATTTGCACAGGAAAGATTAGAGCTGACAGCAAATTTGCCAGACCTTAAAGAAAATACAGTGGTCTATTTATGGAATCCCATTGATGCAACCACGGATTCTACTTATGTTAAAAACAACAGTTTTTCCTTCTCTAAACCAATGAATGGAGGAGGAAGTATTTTTATTTTACAGGCAGGAATTGGAGATCAGCTGGCATCAGGACTTGCAACTTTCATTTACCTGGAGCCGGGGAAGATCAACATTTCCGGCAATGCTAAGGGCTTTGATACAGCGAATATGAAGGGGGATGCTTTTGTTAAGGAATGGGTAGAGATGAAACGAATACTGGGCCCTGCTTTGGACGATTTATCGAAGATGGATAGCGTTGATGCAATTATTGCAGAGGCAAGCAAGTTGGGCGATGAGGATGCCGTAAAATCGGAAACCGCCCGGAAGACGATGATGGTTGAAAAGGCTGTGGCGAGCTGTAAGAAATATTTAGATGAACATTTAAATGTAGGCGCTTCTACTTACGTATTAAATGCCCTCCTTTCTCCTTTGCTTAAGGACGATGAGGAACTTGCTTATCTAAATAAGTTTACTGGAAATGCAAAAAATAGCCAGATCACCACCAAGATGCTTTCTAACCTAACTGGAATGACGACAAACTGGGTTGGGAAACAGGCACCTGATTTCATCCAACCGGATGTAAATGGTAAAACAGTTTCTTTAGGAGATTTTAAGGGAAAGTATGTGCTGGTGGATTTCTGGGCAAGTTGGTGCACACCTTGTCTATCTGAATTAGATGAACTGAAATCTGTTTACGCTAAATATAAAGACAAGAACTTTACAATTTTAAGCGTATCTCTGGATAAGGATAAAGAGAAGTGGCTGAAAATGATTGATCAGGAACAATTGTTATGGCCTCAGTTGTCGGATCTGAAAGCAGATCAGAATGAAGCGGCCAGAATCTTTAAAGTTTTGGGAATCCCCGCCAATTTTTTGGTCGATCCTTCCGGGAAAATTATTGGTGCAGGTTATCGCGAAAGCAATAATCCAGGAGCCAAAATGCTCGACAAAACGTTGAGCAAACTTCTTAACTAA
- a CDS encoding TlpA disulfide reductase family protein, with protein MKRVFLLLCLCPLMTLAQQKFTINGSLNVMPPPAKAFLYYAVNGRNKIDSTAINGGLFTFKGTLSEVTQAHIKIKRSPGYKAGARNLPSDILDFYLEPGTIAVTSKNDSVRNAVIKGSVINDDIAKCKATADQIQLRAQQIVAQYKSGTPEQLKDTAYLERFNKQLKVLDQDIRNINNNFMRGNRDSYYSLILFKSTVNVEANPDNAAKEFAAFSSRLKSTELGKRLLKSINGAGALALGQKAMDFTQNDVNGKPVRLSDFKGKYVLIDFWASWCGPCRQENPNVLRAYNKYKDQNFTVLGVSLDNPGQKEAWLQAIKEDGLSWTQVSDLKGGNNEVAEMYQVKSIPTNFLVGPDGKILAKNLRGADLENKILELLDKTKKK; from the coding sequence ATGAAAAGAGTTTTTCTCCTGCTTTGCCTGTGTCCGTTGATGACATTGGCCCAGCAAAAATTTACCATAAACGGCAGTCTTAACGTAATGCCCCCTCCCGCAAAAGCATTTCTATATTATGCGGTAAATGGCCGGAATAAAATAGATTCTACAGCTATAAACGGAGGGCTTTTTACATTTAAAGGTACCCTGTCTGAAGTGACACAGGCGCATATTAAGATCAAACGCAGTCCCGGCTACAAAGCCGGAGCCAGAAATCTGCCTTCAGACATCCTGGATTTTTACCTGGAACCTGGAACGATCGCAGTGACCTCAAAAAATGATTCTGTCAGGAATGCAGTTATAAAAGGATCTGTTATTAACGATGATATTGCAAAATGTAAGGCTACAGCCGATCAGATACAGCTCCGGGCGCAACAAATTGTAGCTCAATATAAATCAGGGACGCCTGAGCAATTAAAAGATACGGCTTATCTCGAAAGGTTTAACAAGCAATTAAAAGTACTTGATCAGGACATCAGGAACATCAATAACAATTTCATGCGCGGCAACCGGGATTCCTATTACAGTTTAATCCTGTTTAAGAGTACGGTTAACGTCGAGGCGAATCCCGATAATGCGGCTAAGGAATTTGCTGCGTTTTCTTCCCGTTTGAAATCAACTGAACTTGGTAAGCGGCTCCTGAAATCTATAAATGGAGCCGGTGCATTGGCATTGGGTCAGAAGGCTATGGACTTCACACAAAATGATGTAAATGGGAAGCCTGTTAGATTATCTGATTTTAAAGGTAAATACGTATTGATTGATTTTTGGGCCTCATGGTGTGGACCCTGCAGACAGGAAAACCCAAATGTGCTCAGGGCATACAACAAATATAAAGACCAAAATTTTACGGTATTGGGAGTTTCACTGGATAATCCGGGACAGAAAGAGGCCTGGTTGCAGGCGATAAAAGAAGATGGATTGAGCTGGACACAGGTTTCCGACCTTAAAGGAGGCAACAATGAGGTTGCTGAAATGTATCAGGTGAAAAGCATCCCCACTAATTTCCTGGTTGGCCCGGATGGGAAAATTCTGGCAAAAAATCTCAGAGGAGCTGACCTGGAAAACAAAATCCTGGAATTGTTAGATAAAACAAAGAAAAAGTAA